Part of the Octopus bimaculoides isolate UCB-OBI-ISO-001 chromosome 18, ASM119413v2, whole genome shotgun sequence genome is shown below.
AGAATAgttatacgaatgtatatatatatatatatatatatagatagatagatatagatatatatagcgagagagcaagagagagggagagataaatatattagaGACAGACTAACGGGTTCGATgttaaatttcttcttcttcgtcgtcttctGAGATTTCAGTCATTCTGGGTTTATTTGTGGATAAGAATATCGACATAAACAACTTCATCTTCTATAAACACCACAACAACTCTGTTTCGAGGGAAGGCCTTCTTCCGCTTCTTCTTCGTTTTGAAGTTGGAATTCTCTTAGTTTTTACAATGAAagacttttttttatgtatggcCGGTGTAGAGCCTCTAATGTAGCACCTTGACATTTATTCCggcctctctgtctctatctgtcttcctcatagtatatatatatatatatatatatatatatatatcgaaatacgacaatttCTTTTACGTTAAATAACtgcgaatacaaatttttttatctgttctataacacaaaatatatacaagtatacgaagtttgaaaatgcttcggtaccaaaaacactacacaAAACATAAATGAAGTGTTGCTCGTCAAATCAGAAAAGATCCTAAttatttccttgtgtgtgtgtatggtgaatAGACACGCccaaaccaaaaaagaaaaaaaaacccacggTGATGagataaacgaaaagaaaaataatcatccGCTTAAATCTACTTTTCCCCCCTTATTCAATTACTCCTTTCTTTGCTAAGTTTTATTCAACGCTTTACACTATGACAGTAGACACCCTATCGCTTACTAACTACACCCGGCATCAAAAAACTGATACTACTTCTACTATAGTAACAACAGACCTGTTTATATATTCCAACGTGGCTTTATTCAACTTTTAAAGAAATGCATGGTTGGTGGATCCTAGGGATTCAACACAAATGAATTTTAACCCCCGGCTTCGGTTACTTAACGTTGATAATGATAGATAATAAAAGTTTATTACGTTTTTGCTTGGTTTAGGCGTTCTAACCATGAGCAtctactcatttattattattattattattattattattatcccatcAAAAATGTATTCCAAACTACCTAATCCAGACTGTCCTTTAATAGAACTAACTGCacggtgtgatttgaaggagatttagctatcATTTCTAACGGATCCAGCGACCGCATAGATGATCTCTAACTCACTGTTTAATTTAAGGAGCATGTGTAAATCAGATTTAGGCAAACTTTTCTAAGAAGCGGCCGCATGACACACGGCTCATCATCAGACGGGCCGCATACTAAAAACATTCCAGAGTAATTTTTAGTTAAGCGTGCAATTCCGAGAGCCCCACGGGCCGCAGGTTGCCCACGACTGATGGAAATAATTTACTGATGCAAAACCTGTTTGTTTATACTGAATCTACATACGTcgtaattagtgtgtgtgtgtgtgtgtgatgagaggTGGGGGTCTGCGAAGGGCTTCGATTATAGCCTTCGTAGGTTCTCACCAGCCCTTCCCTGTCAGGGTCATCATCTTTATGgagaaaagactgaaacaaggaatGGTTCCAGAAGGTGATAAAACTGGGGAAAGAAGGATTGGAGGGGGGGTATTTAGTGTTAAATGTGGAGGATGAGAGGAGTGAAAGATAGAGAATTGGTAGAGTGGTTAAAGGTtcctatattttgagttcaaatctcattgtgTCAACTTGGACTTCCTTCTTTCCAGTATCAGTTGATATacagtaccagtcatatactggggagATTCTCCTTGaactgtttgtatacatatgttgtatatatatacagggtgtccacaaagtctgggtacatggagtaaataaaatcatgacataaacaattaaatataagaaataataattccttaaagtatgtgttaatccccatgtgggtacatggagtaaataaaatcagaacaaattaaatataagaaataataatttcttaaagtatgtggtaatccccgtgtacccagactttgcggacatcctgtatatatattcaattagaaGTTACGTTAGCCTCATGAAGGGTAATTAGGGTTCAATGTCTAATATTTTAGGGTAATtgattttcttaaaataataggtgtatatataaagccatatagtttatattcatataaaagaaaaaaaaaaaaaaaaaaaaaaagaaaatggagactgaatttaataattgtttattattaacaacaaatcaatcatcatcccttacagctgttttaaTTAATACTcggtgaattaattaaatattaaattcatatgccCTGAACATAATACCTTCAGTCGGtaaaaaatatacccttggatgttttatatatgtgtgtttatggaaTCTTTATAGCAGACTGGATGATActgtttatgatttgtatttttatgtgttcaGGCGAGGGTTTTGCAGGTTGGTTGGCGATAAGATAGAGCAGGTAAATAGAattagagtggatttggtagacggaaactgaaagaaagctgtcatatatatatatatatatatatacatacagacatgctaGCAATGCATCCCGGCATTGCCCGGCTGTTATGACCTACAaccatattgtattatttgttcctttcttatgggcagaatcagcacaGCTGATATACAGTAAACTGGATTACTGGTGCAATGGAAGTTACTGcttgtttaaaagtgaagtggGGGAGGGTACAATTTGaatgggtttgcatgaaagtgctttctgttcttaagaagcatcacaaactatgtattggTTCATTGTATAAAAGAGGGTTAATACAATTTTGCCCcaaaatcacgttttcaaaatttagtTTCCCCACCGCAATTTCTTAAATTGTAACTTCTTTACGAATTGGTTTTTTTTCTATCCTTGTAgtaaaatacagagattacaaaCCTGGGGAATATTATAATGAAGAGTGTTCTACATTAgtatattcgttttttttttaatatgcagtatatctaggaatacattatcaaatgttGCTATTGTAAGATAGTGATATGAAGGAAATTTgattgccatttctagcatgtgaAATTGCTATGCAGAAACTCCCATATTATGTCACAATGATGCTTGAataatttcttcaactgaattttttaattttgaagacACTGAGGACTtctgagcagaaaaaaaaaaaaaaaaaaaaaaaggcagtgagctggcagaaacgttagcacgctgggcgaaatgcttagaggtatttcatctgccgttatgttctgagttcaaattccgctgaagtcgactttgcctttcatcctttcgggggtcaataaattaagtaccagttacacactggggtcaatgtaatcgacttaatccctttgtctgtccttgtttgtccccttgtgggcaataaagaaataagaaactcccTTATTATGTCTTTGATGTTTGCTTATGTAACAACTGCTGTCCCAGATAAGCAGTGTTGTAATGTggtctatgtttgtatatttaataacAGCACTGTCCCAGATATGTAAGCACCACTACTGAACATATTCAGATGTTGCCACAGCTATCATTAGTACAGATGAAGTGACTATATGTCTCCTGCACCTGTTGCCAAAGCCTATATGGTTAGTGATATTACTGAATCTATTTAATATTGTGTCTACGTCCTGAGTGGAAGACAAGTGTGAGAGGAGCAGTACGTATCTGGTGAAGGTGACACAAGAGTGCTAATTGTATTACAAGAGATACCCTGTAGTCAGTTTGGCAGAATGGAGTAACCAGAATTAAGTACCTTGAACAGGGTCACATGATGACACAAAAGATAAAACATCTGAATTTCTAATTTCTACACAGTACATTACAGTgccaaccctttagcatttaaaccagctggaTCTGGTCTCTTGAACcgaccctacaatgtcgttctaaaaatattcacatcattgaaatcttgaaactatgaaATTGTAGCGAGACTAATTTCTAGTATTGTATATTGAAATCGCTAGACTTATACTGGCTTATCAAGTTAATCTGTAGTGATTGATTAACATACTTGTGTTTAGACATTTGTTGAATCCTGGGTTGTGATTGGTCGAGTGTTGCTTGGAAATTGGATCAAAGGTCCAATCACTTTGCacgtaatatattaaaaaaaactaatccTCTATGTGTTCTGGAGCTGCCTTTTTTTCCCCAAAAGTTGGTGCGACAAATTATTTATGAGTCAGAGTTTTTTTTATCAAGGTGGGTTATGCAGTTCTTGCCATTTCTGaggaaaattaatatataacagAACCCAATGACGACCCAAACTGAATTATCAAAATGAAAGATGAACCACCACCACAATTTGTGATGCTTCTTGCTTTGATCCACTGTACcactttagaaagaaataaagtctGACTTATTTTGAAGTTGGTTTCTTTTGTTACTTCTACAAATgaacatgcaatatatattatacaatggtATACATGATTCTTGAGTAAAACCAATGtaaaaaagataattttaattaaaaacaatgcaaataagcattacatttgacggagtaatctgaatgctaaaggattaaacaaatGGTgaccgtcatcttcatcatttaatgtccattttccatgctggcacgggctGGATGCTTTTACAGGCGCTACACCATGTTGCTATAGTTTGTTCTAGCAtgatggttatagtagaagactgaacccggaaccatgtagctgcaaagcaagcttctcaccacacagccacacctgtgtctctataatatatatatatgcaaatattttataaacgaTCAACATATGACTAATGAAAATAGTCTAATACTGGGacatgaagcccgtcgtatatatgtttgtcccccccaacatcgcttgaaaaccgatgctggtgtgtttacatccccgtaacttagcggttcagcaacactgacagaataagtactaactgTTCTACTCCTTCTGGGGttgttttgttcaactaaaggcagtgctccagcatggccacagctaaatgactgaaacaagcaaaatatattgcatttgtttcagataattttggaaataaagaagaatttagcaaaataactttttGAAGAAGGTTGGTATTAAATGGgttaaaaaatattagaatgcaaaaaaaaacaaaaaacaacccaTTTCAAGTACAGaacatttattatgtatttgtagaACCAGTAATAtttcaagtgatctaaattaaaacttcatgctaatttatattttaaacaagagtttaataatgacagttattttacgaagttaaatgaatgaaaaaaaaagtatattccAAGAGAAACGTGGTAACAGaatggtgaaattattttttgtacatttcatataaagggacgtaactctcCACagatttgcaaaaacaaaaaacaaacttttgTAGACTTCATCCGCTAAATGTTACTAATATCCTTAAATTAGATACAAGTTGTCTCACAATGGAACCAAACTCAGGATCATGTGACTGAGaaggaaatgtttatatatacataaaaatcacaTTCTGATCGAATTTTTGCGTCAACATgcacctccttgcgacaatgtagcctttaatctaatcaagatataCTTGGCCGGATGAGTAGCCAGCAATATACACTTCACTTGGATTTCccatactccattccgtaactcttgcaTTCCTCTTCGCACACTCAGCAACCCTGGTTACCTACCGAGGAATATTTTTTCAGCTCATCATTGttcgaaaaatgaaaagaaacatctaCAACCTTCCgactcaataaaccactattaaACATCTACAACCTTCTggctcaataaaccactattgttcctggaagtttggagcctggtgcagctctctggctggccaaACAAGGCCAGCATAGaggacagacattaaatgatgatatacacacacacacactcagagagggcttccttcagttttcatttacaaagTAACAAATAGTGGCGCAGAGGAACATACGCCAATGATTTCACTAATTTGGGAAGAATAGCAAAGTTGACGTCAGAAATAACCGGAACCAGTAACAATAAGTACGAAAATAAACACGAAGCCAGAAATTTAGGAGGAAGGAATGGTCGCATTAGAAAACCCAGTTGTAGAACCTTAGTCAagcctagaaagatgaaaggtgaaatcaACTCCCCTCAGCAGgaatggaactcagaacataaaaagaccAAAAtgagaaggcaaaaaaaaaaaaaaaaaaaaaaaaaaaaaaaaaaagtttttttttcttttttggaagaAATAATGattgaatataataaaatttaaacctttattttttttcttctctttttttgttaTCCAATAACCAAAGTATTGGAAATacacattaaaaaataacataatttaaAATGGTCCGCTACAGATGCTACCAACTAGCGGCATCCGTCTTTgataacacagacatacaaacacacacatacactcgtgcaAATCAACTCGTTCACTCAGTCATCCTCATCTTTCACTTATGaagatttcttctttttacttttcttttttgacagagtttctgtattttctgtaaaatccacatcatcagtttttttcttctccttcaacAGAGTCGTTGATTTCCCATCTTCCTCTTCAGCATccaacttctttttcttcttcttctttgatgGAGTCTGCGTATTTACAACTTCCACCTCTGcttcatcttcttcatcgtcatcaccagatttcttcttcttctttttcaacaAAGGAGTTTCTATATTTACAACCTctgcttcctcttcctcttcaaccttctttttcttcttcttcgacaAAGATGGAACTTCTATATTTACAACCTCtgctacctcctcctcctctttctttttctttttcttcttctttgatgGACTTTCTGTATTTACAATTActacctcttcttcctcctcctcctcatcaccagatttctttttctttttcttctttttctttgacaaAGATGGAGTCTCcacatcatcaccgccaccattaaCCGTTTCCATCTCCTCCACCACACTTTCAtcatgcttctttttcttcttcttcttgctcttcTCTGTCACATCagcctcctcttcatcatctgccaacttcctctttttctttgaagaAATCAACTTATCACCGCTGCCGCCCTCATCATCAGGAACGCCCACCACAGTGTCACCATTGACCATAGCATTGTCCGGCAGTTCTACAATCGACAgagactttttcttctttttcctttccttcttctggTGCTTGATATAAAGATTGGCAACCtgaaaattgagaaagaaaaactaaTTAGACTTGACAGCAGTAATTAGATATAacttattaacaataaaaaaaagcaatcagTGAAATGGATAAGACCAGGTTTAATGTTCTTTAacacgttgttgttggcactctgttgtttacgacgtcgagggttccagttgatccgatcaacggaacagcctgctcgtgaaattggctgagcactccacagatacgtgcacccttaacgtagttctcggggatattcagcgtgacaaggctgaccctttgaattacaagcataacagaaacaggaagagtgagagaaagttgtggtgaaagagtacagcagggttcgccaccatcccctgcaaggaatcgaaaccgcaatcctatgaccaagagtctactgccctaaccactgggccattgcacctccactctttAATACCAAATATACAGTAATTAAACATGTAATAATTTGTTCTAATTTTGGCACTAGACTAGCAATTTTTCGAGGGGAAGGGGAAGTTAAATTCCATAGACACCATTGTTCCATTGATGTTTATTCCATCAACAGTggaaagattaaaggcaaaaacAATCCTGGCAGATTTGTATCCAGAACATAAAGCCGATCGAAATGCCGCTAGGTATATTGTCTGaaatattaacaattctgccaaattgCTGCCTTGAGATACAATGTAATAATCAAGCAGTAATTAGGTGTGATGTAACAATTAGACAAACTGGCATTAGTAAAGTCATCCAGCCGCAGAAACCACACCAAGCAGACACTGCAGTTTGATGTGGTTGTCTGGCATATCAATACTAGtagaaccgtccaacccatactgacatggaaaattgatgttaaatggtgatgttAAAATCTCAGTGAATTACTTCGCAAAAATATGACCATAGAATAGGGGGAAGTTGGAGCAACAGGACGCTGTATGATAAGACATGAAAGAATAGGGAAGGATTTTGCATCACTTTTCCTCAGACCCAAAGCGACCACACACTGGCCATCTTTGGTCCCTGGGGTTGACTAACATATGCCAAGTTGCTGTAGCAGCAGACTCCAGCATTCTGTGCGCAAGGATGGTTTCATCATTGGAAAAGTGAGCAAAACCTAAAAGAGCACATTATACAGACATCATGTACCAATATATTTAGCCATCAACTTATTGCATCCAAAGGCTCTTTTTTTAAACGCCATATTCACacactatcatttatagctttatctgcctgagtttcataattaaaaattaattaagtaAATACTAACCTCAGCCAGGGCCAGTCTCATGATATCAATGTTCTTCCTTGGCGTGGAACCTGTTTCATAATACAAAAGCCTGTCTTCTACTTGCTGCCGGAGATGTACACCAATCACAGAATTTGGGAAATCTGGAAAATAACAAACATCATATTTTCAATACTAACAATGAACATGTacaccaataacaataaacaacCATGAACAATAGGAGGATGTACTGTTATAGCCAGTTAATGAAACAAACTGACAGCATAATAGTATACACAATTAATATAAACCCATGTGAACATACACAACAGGATTTGATAGATGACAAAAGCAGGGGCTGCAGCAGGTTCTCTGGTCTGGTTTacacaactggatgcccttcttaatgccaaccacagaaaccatacATAATAAGGGTGTTTAGCAGTTGACTCTTTTAATTTAAGTAAAGGAATTCACAAAGGTATGAGTGAATAGGCACAGATTCTGTAAAAACAATAGATGAAAATCACATCACCACAGATGATCAGACAAATTTATTGCTGCAACCCATTAGCACTTACACTGGCTATTATGTGGcccaaattggccagatccagcatCTCATACCTACCCAACAATGCTCTTCTAAAAACAACCACATCAAAATGTTGAAGTTATATAACATAAtacgtgattaattcaaaacaatgttaggaaggtcattcagccgtaaaaactgccaaaaacagacacagaagtctggtgcaatcttctacctggccagttcctgtcgaactgtccaacccataccagcatggaagacttATGTTTGACTGAGGAATCCGAATTCTAAAAGGCTAAACCAACAGAAAAATTGCCAAAGCCAGCATCATCTCTGGTAGACTTCTTAAGACTCTTTGGGCAAAGAAGGGTCTTAGCCCTGAAACCCCGTTGAAGGTCTACAgaatttctttatcatttactAATTAGTTGTATGCTCTAGAAAGACCCAAAAACAAGTCAACCCCCGACGCCATCTTACTACACAGCCCTATCATTTACACTTCTAGcaatgcaccaccaccactactcacCTGCAAAACAATCAACCCTGGTGGCCAGAGAACATTTGTTGGCCAAAAACCGAGATATCCTGCCCTTGTTTTGGGCGCCAGCTCGCCCAATGAATGTGGAGTGAAATATTAGACCATATTTCGGTGTGTTCCCTCGCATCTTCAAGGCtctaaaaatagaaaatacatagaaaGTTCAACCAAAGGAGTCATAGCAGAGCAAATGTTGTGTCTTTCTTTTACAGAAATTCTACATTTTCAAAACTGTTGCACAATATGGCACTGGATGGGGGAAGGGGGTATTGCTATGATAATTGCCTTCACATCTCCTTGGGTGGCTCCCTGCTCAAACATACAACAGCAAGTGGAATTCACAGCTGACTGATATACACAAATgcgtaaacaacaaatggatgtattaggttaactggcactctgttgattacaagggttccagttcatttgatcaacggaacagcctgctcatgaaatgaacatgcatgtggctgagtgctccacacaaacacgtgtaccctccagcatgacacagaatgtgatgaggttgaccctttgaaatacaggtaaaactcgtttttgccagctgagtgaagtggagcaatgtgagaggaagtatcttgctcaaggacacaatgtgccattGGTAATCGAGTATACGTATGTTACTTAAAGTTTTACAGgaggtgacagtgacttcgaagttcctGCTTGCTAGCCTTCAACAGACTGTCAggaatacacccacacacaatgggcttctttcagtttccatgtacctaATCATCGACAAGGCTTCGATCaacctgaggccatagtagaaaaaaACTGTTTCAAAGTGCCACATAGcaggattgaaccagaaaccaggCAACTGAGaggcaaactccttaccacacagccatgtccatGCAAATAGAAAGCGAAGATCTCAGGTTCACAACACTTGGAAAAACTTAAAAAAGCCCCAACAGTCCAGACTAAATATAAAAAGCTCCAAACAGAATGAACAAATTATTCCACACAACAGCACCAACTCTGTGACTGGTCATTGTATATGTCTTACCTGAAGAGTGCCTTCTCAGCTCCAAGAATCTGTAAAGTTGAAGCCGGACATTTGGCAAGATTTGTCAAACTTCCAGCATGAGAAATAAGTCGAGCACCAACCTGTCCGAAAGAAACCATTCGaaaatcaaacatttttattCACAGACAAAATTAAGAACACAGCAAATGGTAGGCACCAACTCTTGTTTGGTATACTGCCTGCCTGCCAATGCGAAACGTTGATAAAGTAGGGACCTTATTAAATACCCACCACCCATTCTGAGCCAACTTGGTTTAACCAAAGCCATTTCTTTAAACCCCGCATCACCAATTCAGACCTTTCTTTTAAATAGAAAACCTATCTATTCATacagttttgaattaaccatgcattatctcgtagtttTCAATCTTTTGATAATGCGATTGTGTTcatttcagaatgacattgtaggcaaagtgtgagagactggatctggctggtttaaatattaaagggcTTATGTGACACCAAgtttggcatcaggaagggcatccacgccaaatcagattggaacctgatgcagctcttcAGTTTATCAGTCCCAGCCAAAGCTTACCCAAGTGTCACATggcaggactgaacccgaaaccatatggttgggaagcaaacccgTTTTTAgtaacacagccatgcctttgcctatattcttttataaaaGATCTATAATAAGACTTAACTGTCAAAGCCCACCCACATTCTGTATATGCCATTTACTATGCACCGACACATCATATTTGACAGACATTACAGAAACCCCATTCCTGTGATAATTttgatgaagagagaaagattgaaataGTTTACCGTTTCTCCGATTAATGCTGTGAGATTTGGTGCAACTTGAGACATTTTCTTTTGCAGATAATCCACAAGATTAGCTCGATAGTCAATGAGGTCGACCACACGTCTAGCAAACATCTCAATATTTAGTAAGTCTATCAGTGATATATCCATACCTGAAATAGAGATTAgattcaaatattaaatataaataggcAATGGCataactggggttgatttgtttgattaaaaacccTCCAgggcagtgctccggcatggacgcagccaaatgactgaaacaaataaaagaatagcagcaagcacagatatatatatatatatacacatacacacccatatacatatatctatatatttacacacccatatacatatatctatatatttacacacccatatacatatatctatctatatatatatatatctatatcgagagagagagagagaaaagaagaaatctTAAAACGTCTGCGGCCCAAATAAGTCAGCATCACTTCAGTGATGCCAAAATAGATGCACTCTAAGCAAACCATctattgaaataattaattaattcacaaaatgaaaaaattgaaagaaaacggTCGGAACCGAATCTCACCCATTGAAGACTTTGATGCTTTATAAACAGCCTGAGCTTTACTTCTGTCGCTAAGAATCTCTTCCATCACATCTATAGTTTCTTCTGTAATCGTTTTCCGTGACTTGATGACTTTCACTAGTTTTGCGTACAGTGCTTGTTCTGGGACAATTTTGTAAAGTTCTGGAAAATGGTAGGAATACCACTCTCTGGAGCAcaacaaacaattatataaacatacgcacatatatacatcatcttatcaaatcataaaaaaacaagcaacaactacaacaatatcaaATGTATGTGTCCGTGGTTTCAAAAAttactcctgtcaaactgtccaacccatgccagcatggaaaaatagatgttaagaGATGGACTTTTCTCAATGCAAAGGTTTTACTTGGTAATGACCCAAACgtgatttcattcattgtttttacACAGCAATTAACAATAAATCTGACTAATgactattttttgtatatatcctCATAAAACTACAGAAAACTGTGGGTATTATACTCGCCCCTACCCTAAAGATTATAGTAACAGTATACAAACATggagtatgtttatgcatgtcaGCAAACATTAAATGTACCTGGGTATAGAATTCCAGGTACAAGTAGAAGAATATGTATAGCTGTTTATGTACCAAGTTTAATTCTGCCACCACAATTAGAAATATGGTTGCAGACTCAAAGACTTGGAAATAATCAAACAATTAACTGAATTCAATTAAAACAAGGACGaacagaccatatatatatatcttaaccctttagttactctgtcaaatgttatgcttatttatttaatttgaattaatcatgcattatctcatagcttcgagattttgttggtgcaatttgtttattttcagaatgacattgcaaggtaTGTGAGAGAGATCAGATCTgatgggctggatatggccagtttaaccctaccaaaatattctacctgttttaagtttaaaccagccagatctgggcTCTCCTACCTTCCtgacaatattattctaaaaataaagtcacatcatcaaaatctctcaTTTCATTGGACAGAATAAtcggcaagctgtcagaattgttagcacgccgggcaaaatgcttagcagtattttgtctgccgttacgttctgagttcaaattccaccaagtccgactttgccagtcatcctttcgggggtcgatgtgatcgacttaatcccttagtctgtccttgtttg
Proteins encoded:
- the LOC106880091 gene encoding nucleolar protein 56, encoding MAEILHVLYEHACGYTLFHVAEFEEMSMLLPQVEAAVHNLGKFNAIVKFVAFSPFKSGTNALDNINSISEGILHENLRVFIETNVPMSKKKVTSLLGVGDSKLGAAISEDNSLNISCVHTGAIPEIIRGIRVHFHNIVKGMTSVTQNKAQLGLGHAYSRAKVKFNINRVDNMIIQSIALLDQLDKDINAFSMRIREWYSYHFPELYKIVPEQALYAKLVKVIKSRKTITEETIDVMEEILSDRSKAQAVYKASKSSMGMDISLIDLLNIEMFARRVVDLIDYRANLVDYLQKKMSQVAPNLTALIGETVGARLISHAGSLTNLAKCPASTLQILGAEKALFRALKMRGNTPKYGLIFHSTFIGRAGAQNKGRISRFLANKCSLATRVDCFADFPNSVIGVHLRQQVEDRLLYYETGSTPRKNIDIMRLALAEVANLYIKHQKKERKKKKKSLSIVELPDNAMVNGDTVVGVPDDEGGSGDKLISSKKKRKLADDEEEADVTEKSKKKKKKKHDESVVEEMETVNGGGDDVETPSLSKKKKKKKKKSGDEEEEEEEVVIVNTESPSKKKKKKKKEEEEVAEVVNIEVPSLSKKKKKKVEEEEEAEVVNIETPLLKKKKKKSGDDDEEDEAEVEVVNTQTPSKKKKKKKLDAEEEDGKSTTLLKEKKKTDDVDFTENTETLSKKKSKKKKSS